The Lacerta agilis isolate rLacAgi1 chromosome 5, rLacAgi1.pri, whole genome shotgun sequence genome has a segment encoding these proteins:
- the LOC117046477 gene encoding LOW QUALITY PROTEIN: translationally-controlled tumor protein homolog (The sequence of the model RefSeq protein was modified relative to this genomic sequence to represent the inferred CDS: deleted 2 bases in 1 codon), with protein MIIYRDCISQDEMFSDIYKVKEVASGLCLEVEGKMVSRKEGEIDDALIGGNASAEGPDGEGSEATVVTGVDTVMNHHLQETSFTKESYKKYIKDYMKAIKARLEETKPEREKPFMTGAAEQVKHILANFKNYQFFVGENMNPDGMVALLDFHEDGITPYMIFLKDGLEMEKC; from the exons ATGATCATCTACCGGGACTGCATCAGCCAAGACGAGATGTTCTCGGACATCTACAAGGTCAAAGAAGTGGCCAGCGGACTCTGCCTGGAAGTGGAAGGGAAGATGGTGAGCAGGAAAGAAGGTGAAATAGATGATGCTTTAATTGGTGGAAATGCGTCGGCTGAAGGTCCAGATGGTGAAGGGTCAGAGGCTACCGTTGTCACCGGTGTTGACACTGTAATGAACCACCACCTTCAGGAAACAAGTTTCACTAAAGAGTCTTACAAGAAGTACATCAAGGACTACATGAAAGCAATCAAAGCAAGACTTGAGGAAACAAagccagagagagaaaagccatTTATGACTGGAGCAGCTGAACAAGTCAAACATATCCTTGCAAACTTCAAAAATTACCAG TTTTTTGTAGGCGAGAACATGAATCCAGATGGAATGGTGGCGTTGCTGGATTTCCATGAGGATGGTATCACTCCTTATATGATTTTCTTAAAGGATGGATTAGAAATGGAGAAATGTTAA